A DNA window from Arachis duranensis cultivar V14167 chromosome 3, aradu.V14167.gnm2.J7QH, whole genome shotgun sequence contains the following coding sequences:
- the LOC107476916 gene encoding mitogen-activated protein kinase 3, producing MAGVNPNGAADFPAVPTHGGQFIQYNIFGNLFEVTAKYRPPIMPIGRGAYGIVCSVLNTETNELVAVKKIANAFDNHMDAKRTLREIKLLRHLDHENVIGLRDVIPPPLRREFNDVYIATELMDTDLHHIIRSNQGLSEEHCQYFLYQILRGLKYIHSANIIHRDLKPSNLLLNANCDLKIIDFGLARPTLENDFMTEYVVTRWYRAPELLLNSSDYTSAIDVWSVGCIFMELMNKKPLLPGKDHVHQMRLLTELLGTPTEADLGLVKSEDARRYIRQLPQYARQPLARIFPHVHPLAIDLVDKMLTIDPTKRITVEEALAHPYLEKLHDIADEPVCMEPFSFDFEQQQLDEEQIKEMIYREALALNPEYA from the exons ATGGCCGGCGTTAATCCAAACGGTGCCGCGGATTTTCCGGCGGTTCCGACTCACGGTGGACAGTTCATTCAGTACAACATCTTCGGTAACCTCTTTGAGGTCACCGCTAAGTACCGTCCTCCGATCATGCCTATCGGTCGTGGAGCTTACGGAATCGTTTG CTCGGTGTTGAATACTGAGACTAATGAGCTGGTTGCTGTTAAGAAGATAGCGAACGCGTTCGATAATCACATGGATGCGAAGCGCACACTCCGTGAGATTAAGCTCCTGAGGCATCTGGATCATGAAAAC GTGATTGGCTTAAGAGATGTTATTCCTCCACCCCTTCGTAGAGAGTTTAATGATGTCTATATTGCAACGGAGCTCATGGATACTGATCTTCATCACATTATTCGCTCAAATCAGGGCCTGTCGGAGGAACACTGCCAG TACTTCTTGTATCAGATTCTTCGTGGGCTGAAGTACATACATTCTGCAAACATAATTCATAGAGATTTGAAACCAAGCAATCTGTTGCTGAATGCAAATTGTGACTTGAAGATTATTGATTTTGGTCTTGCGCGGCCAACTTTAGAAAATGATTTCATGACAGAGTATGTTGTCACAAGGTGGTACAGGGCTCCTGAACTGCTGTTGAACTCGTCTGATTACACTTCTGCAATTGATGTTTGGTCTGTTGGTTGCATCTTTATGGAACTCATGAATAAAAAGCCTCTCCTCCCAGGGAAGGATCACGTGCATCAGATGCGCCTATTGACAGAG CTTCTTGGCACTCCAACTGAGGCAGACCTTGGGTTAGTGAAAAGTGAGGATGCGAGAAGATACATCCGACAACTTCCTCAATATGCTCGCCAACCTTTAGCTAGGATCTTCCCCCATGTTCATCCCTTGGCCATTGATCTTGTTGATAAAATGTTGACAATTGATCCAACTAAAAGAATTACAG TTGAAGAAGCACTGGCCCATCCATATCTTGAAAAGCTGCATGATATAGCCGACGAACCTGTCTGCATGGAGCCATTCTCATTTGACTTTGAGCAACAGCAGTTGGatgaagaacaaataaaagagatgatCTACAGAGAGGCATTGGCACTCAATCCTGAGTATGCTTAA
- the LOC107476915 gene encoding uncharacterized protein LOC107476915 isoform X1, translating to MDSISNIPLLEITAEDDSLLLDASTAGGDSAVSSAAAAASTVFSCSPLISVRSLPRTNGRVGDVNSENASAATQKDSKNNKENVIWNNKPEAAKLSMEPQQMKRKKKEGGYNLRKSLAWNRAFFEEEGVLNPLELSMISGTATPKRPNTVLKAINEEEPASASIALKEIEDNLFKQSSEGVVCTENRSVGVAAFLSPKSGASTKVKAFASVAKRKVLANNDTVVNRPKRNVCLRPAASSSLKRPEPVKATNRESKATNIDPKSNAPGVTNTPRRGTLSTSLPKRNHNAHPATNIQKYAGAKGLSKNPRIVPLPNKPKVDQADKCSISRTVNKEARKHLFFEHAQDSSISEKSVPSGQHQSGSRGPNVSEACVPQVILEINEKKQARQFQTTKPSGLRMPSPSLGFFSQAKPSNSHSQLQKSSIPCKPEENNFPKLRKLERHCMDEARLPQVSSKGSDTVENTINNCSEKFSLPDVRSEASTEVNSNRLTASVVESHSFGPGNISEQEMVENKQNYMNAELHFDLKSKEQAELHKSEGVSNMEDMELPRHEKKLLSKSSHSHEQLEKEVDLPLEDKLHDVLSCASQLVVQEPEPIIHHSMHRSLIKRDNISNTMPDAVVQDEEQVTSNVLTSNESFLLQQKDAKTSNDTRHSGEFKEHNCVKTAGANDNAVGYDKQGDAAQADVLNGNPLANCSVSTPSILGVVNRQLEGEQISIPNHSIIGEISSEIENESQRNTSEVICVITVSSKHPLEKSVPEIRVGCESQPKVVESEGRQHSLNDQSGSIPGSVDEASHQIVDSKAMDNSTQPIELDRMCDDCIAVSRVCDGEVKNVSPGSRTICENNTENIHFVKADCDSRANDMLINDYCNMSEWQLSDDDSSMDTSMSYDDQYDVSGNFEQHANILPEWQLGDDGSSRHTSTQLDDHHDVPGNFEQRADSRSDSETNKMVCEDESLVKTDGHLLDENEVCGVTKDFISNTKNSICSGSENPSRFLQLIVPAQSVTELDHTMSKSEKSLAKDVQPLNFAENPEVYNCNSEQCLSVANDQLPSVGDIDNNEKSHLSELQGTTVVYANSQHVNNIMHLEGDGETTNAAYSEEIKNQNLFEGASKGSIISTSESNYSNHHTQPMPEYKDGNLEADDSLECLQMGNMKVCSTDILPTEVQFNDQVVSAEFDSFIKSSEDITEEVVTCQSDVHCSSSENSKLPASDNEPFRTRIPQGSEVSSQEAKNNVLEDHEFTNIDTQNQTTGGLHLAEESSKITHHEKSATKSKPEVPSVKIPPNVAPFSDEWLAAIEAAGEEILTMKGGAVQNSPPEKPQHEPSPWSPVRKHQAIGPYDCTKHTNIPHSDSS from the exons atggaTTCCATTTCTAACATCCCACTCTTAGAAATCACAGCCGAAGACGATTCCCTACTCTTAGATGCTTCCACCGCCGGAGGCGACTCTGCCGTCTCCTCCGCCGCCGCCGCCGCGTCCACCGTCTTTTCCTGCTCTCCTCTAATATCTGTCCGATCTCTCCCTCGAACAA ATGGTAGGGTTGGTGACGTGAACTCCGAAAACGCCAGTGCCGCGACGCAGAAAGACAGTAAGAACAACAAAGAGAACGTGATTTGGAACAACAAACCGGAAGCGGCGAAGCTCAGCATGGAGCCTCAGcagatgaagaggaagaagaaagaaggaggcTATAATTTGCGAAAAAGCTTGGCGTGGAATCGTGCTTTCTTCGAGGAAGAAG GTGTTTTGAACCCGTTGGAACTTTCTATGATTAGTGGCACTGCCACTCCTAAGAGGCCTAACACGGTGTTGAAAGCTATCAACGAGGAAGAGCCAGCTAGTGCCTCTATAGCACTTAAGGAAATTGAAGATAATTTGTTTAAGCAATCCTCGGAAGGTGTTGTTTGCACTGAAAATAGAAGCGTTGGTGTTGCTGCTTTTCTATCTCCCAAATCTGGAGCATCAACCAAGGTTAAAGCCTTTGCTTCTGTG GCTAAGCGGAAGGTGCTTGCAAACAATGATACTGTTGTGAATAGACCTAAACGAAACGTGTGTCTCCGGCCAGCAGCTTCATCTTCA ctgaaaagacCTGAACCAGTGAAGGCAACAAATAGGGAATCAAAAGCCACTAATATTGATCCAAAATCCAATGCACCGGGGGTTACAAATACGCCCAGGAGAGGAACGTTGAGCACAAGTTTACCTAAGAGAAATCACAATGCACATCCGG CTACTAATATCCAAAAGTATGCTGGAGCAAAAGGCTTGTCAAAAAACCCTAGAATTGTGCCATTGCCAAATAAGCCAAAAGTTGATCAGGCTGATAAATGTTCAATTTCCAGAACTGTCAACAAGGAAGCTAGAAAGCATTTG TTTTTTGAACATGCACAGGATAGCTCAATCTCAGAAAAATCTGTACCATCTGGACAGCATCAATCAGGATCTAGAGGACCTAATGTTTCAGAAGCTTGTGTCCCACAAGTTATTTTGGAGATTAATGAGAAAAAACAAGCGAGACAGTTTCAGACAACAAAACCTTCAGGCCTAAGGATGCCATCTCCCTCATTGGGATTCTTTTCTCAG GCCAAACCTTCCAATTCACACAGCCAATTACAGAAAAGCTCTATACCTTGCAAACCTGAAGAGAATAATTTTCCCAAATTAAGGAAGTTGGAAAGACATTGTATGGATGAGGCAAGACTCCCACAAGTATCTAGTAAAGGGTCTGACACTGTTGAAAACACAATAAATAACTGCAGTGAGAAATTCAGTTTGCCAGATGTAAGGTCAGAAGCAAGCACTGAAGTAAATAGTAATCGTTTAACAGCATCAGTAGTGGAAAGTCATTCATTTGGCCCTGGAAATATAAGTGAGCAAGAAATGGTTGAAAACAAGCAGAACTACATGAATGCAGAACTACACTTTGACTTAAAATCTAAAGAACAAGCAGAACTACACAAAAGCGAAGGTGTCTCTAACATGGAGGACATGGAACTCCCTAGACATGAAAAGAAGCTTCTTTCAAAGAGTAGTCATAGCCATGAGCAGTTGGAGAAAGAGGTTGACCTCCCTTTGGAAGACAAATTACATGATGTTCTGTCCTGTGCGAGTCAGTTGGTAGTTCAAGAACCAGAGCCCATAATCCATCATAGCATGCATAGAAGTTTAATAAAGAGAGATAATATTTCCAATACAATGCCAGATGCCGTGGTACAAGATGAAGAACAAGTCACTAGTAATGTTTTGACTTCTAATGAAAGCTTTTTGCTACAGCAAAAAGATGCCAAGACTTCCAACGATACAAGACATTCTGGAGAATTCAAGGAACACAATTGTGTCAAGACTGCAGGAGCAAATGACAATGCTGTTGGTTATGACAAACAAGGAGATGCTGCACAAGCGGATGTATTGAATGGGAATCCCTTGGCCAATTGCAGCGTCAGTACCCCAAGTATTTTAGGGGTAGTTAATCGGCAGTTAGAGGGGGAACAAATCAGTATTCCAAATCATAGTATAATAGGAGAAATTAGTTCAGAAATTGAAAATGAATCCCAGCGAAATACTTCGGAGGTCATTTGTGTGATAACTGTATCCTCCAAACATCCCCTTGAGAAGTCTGTACCAGAAATTCGTGTTGGTTGTGAAAGTCAACCAAAAGTAGTTGAAAGTGAAGGCCGCCAGCATTCACTCAATGATCAATCAGGTTCCATTCCAGGATCAGTGGATGAAGCAAGCCACCAGATTGTTGATTCAAAAGCAATGGATAATAGCACTCAACCAATTGAACTGGATAGGATGTGTGATGATTGCATAGCTGTTTCAAGAGTTTGTGACGGTGAGGTAAAAAATGTATCTCCAGGAAGCAGAACAATTTGTGAGAATAATACAGAAAATATTCACTTTGTGAAAGCTGACTGTGACTCAAGGGCAAATGATATGTTGATTAATGACTACTGCAACATGTCTGAATGGCAGCTTAGTGATGATGATTCTTCAATGGATACCTCTATGAGCTATGATGATCAGTATGATGTCTCAGGAAACTTTGAGCAGCATGCTAAtatacttcctgaatggcagcttggagatgatggttcttCTAGGCACACTTCAACACAATTAGATGATCACCATGATGTCCCAGGAAATTTTGAGCAACGAGCTGATTCACGTTCAGATTCTGAAACAAACAAAATGGTTTGTGAAGATGAGAGTTTGGTGAAAACTGACGGTCACTTGCTTGATGAGAATGAAGTTTGTGGTGTGACCAAAGATTTCATTTCAAACACCAAAAACTCTATTTGTAGTGGATCTGAAAACCCCTCTCGCTTTTTGCAACTCATTGTACCAGCTCAGTCGGTCACGGAATTAGATCACACTATGAGCAAGAGTGAGAAATCACTTGCGAAAGATGTACAGCCCCTGAACTTTGCTGAAAATCCTGAGGTTTATAATTGCAACAGTGAACAGTGTCTTTCAGTTGCCAATGATCAGCTTCCGTCGGTGGGTGATATTGACAATAATGAAAAATCTCATCTTTCAGAACTGCAGGGGACTACTGTTGTTTATGCGAATTCGCAGCATGTTAATAACATAATGCACTTGGAGGGTGATGGGGAGACAACAAATGCTGCTTACTCTGAAGAAATCAAGAACCAAAATCTATTTGAGGGTGCATCAAAAGGAAGCATTATCTCTACAAGTGAAAGCAACTATTCAAATCATCATACACAACCAATGCCAGAGTACAAAGATGGAAATCTTGAAGCGGATGACAGCTTAGAATGCCTGCAAATGGGTAATATGAAAGTTTGTTCCACTGACATATTGCCAACAGAAGTTCAATTCAATGATCAAGTTGTGTCTGCTGAGTTTGATTCCTTCATAAAAAGCAGTGAAGATATCACCGAAGAGGTAGTTACTTGCCAATCCGATGTGCATTGTTCTTCTAGTGAAAATTCGAAGTTACCAGCTTCAGATAATGAGCCCTTTCGCACAAGAATCCCACAAGGGAGCGAAGTTAGTTCCCAGGAAGCGAAAAATAACGTTCTTGAGGATCATGAGTTCACTAATATTGACACTCAGAATCAGACAACTGGCGGCCTTCATTTAGCAGAAGAAAGCAGCAAAATAACTCATCA CGAGAAATCTGCGACGAAAAGCAAGCCGGAAGTCCCTTCTGTGAAGATTCCACCAAATGTTGCTCCGTTTTCTGATGAATGGTTAGCTGCAATTGAAGCTGCTGGAGAG GAGATTCTGACAATGAAAGGCGGGGCAGTACAAAATTCTCCCCCTGAGAAGCCTCAGCATGAACCAAGTCCTTGGTCCCCG GTTCGTAAACATCAAGCCATTGGACCGTATGATTGTACGAAACACACTAATATCCCACATTCCGATTCCTCATGA
- the LOC107476915 gene encoding uncharacterized protein LOC107476915 isoform X2, giving the protein MDSISNIPLLEITAEDDSLLLDASTAGGDSAVSSAAAAASTVFSCSPLISVRSLPRTNGRVGDVNSENASAATQKDSKNNKENVIWNNKPEAAKLSMEPQQMKRKKKEGGYNLRKSLAWNRAFFEEEGVLNPLELSMISGTATPKRPNTVLKAINEEEPASASIALKEIEDNLFKQSSEGVVCTENRSVGVAAFLSPKSGASTKVKAFASVAKRKVLANNDTVVNRPKRNVCLRPAASSSLKRPEPVKATNRESKATNIDPKSNAPGVTNTPRRGTLSTSLPKRNHNAHPATNIQKYAGAKGLSKNPRIVPLPNKPKVDQADKCSISRTVNKEARKHLDSSISEKSVPSGQHQSGSRGPNVSEACVPQVILEINEKKQARQFQTTKPSGLRMPSPSLGFFSQAKPSNSHSQLQKSSIPCKPEENNFPKLRKLERHCMDEARLPQVSSKGSDTVENTINNCSEKFSLPDVRSEASTEVNSNRLTASVVESHSFGPGNISEQEMVENKQNYMNAELHFDLKSKEQAELHKSEGVSNMEDMELPRHEKKLLSKSSHSHEQLEKEVDLPLEDKLHDVLSCASQLVVQEPEPIIHHSMHRSLIKRDNISNTMPDAVVQDEEQVTSNVLTSNESFLLQQKDAKTSNDTRHSGEFKEHNCVKTAGANDNAVGYDKQGDAAQADVLNGNPLANCSVSTPSILGVVNRQLEGEQISIPNHSIIGEISSEIENESQRNTSEVICVITVSSKHPLEKSVPEIRVGCESQPKVVESEGRQHSLNDQSGSIPGSVDEASHQIVDSKAMDNSTQPIELDRMCDDCIAVSRVCDGEVKNVSPGSRTICENNTENIHFVKADCDSRANDMLINDYCNMSEWQLSDDDSSMDTSMSYDDQYDVSGNFEQHANILPEWQLGDDGSSRHTSTQLDDHHDVPGNFEQRADSRSDSETNKMVCEDESLVKTDGHLLDENEVCGVTKDFISNTKNSICSGSENPSRFLQLIVPAQSVTELDHTMSKSEKSLAKDVQPLNFAENPEVYNCNSEQCLSVANDQLPSVGDIDNNEKSHLSELQGTTVVYANSQHVNNIMHLEGDGETTNAAYSEEIKNQNLFEGASKGSIISTSESNYSNHHTQPMPEYKDGNLEADDSLECLQMGNMKVCSTDILPTEVQFNDQVVSAEFDSFIKSSEDITEEVVTCQSDVHCSSSENSKLPASDNEPFRTRIPQGSEVSSQEAKNNVLEDHEFTNIDTQNQTTGGLHLAEESSKITHHEKSATKSKPEVPSVKIPPNVAPFSDEWLAAIEAAGEEILTMKGGAVQNSPPEKPQHEPSPWSPVRKHQAIGPYDCTKHTNIPHSDSS; this is encoded by the exons atggaTTCCATTTCTAACATCCCACTCTTAGAAATCACAGCCGAAGACGATTCCCTACTCTTAGATGCTTCCACCGCCGGAGGCGACTCTGCCGTCTCCTCCGCCGCCGCCGCCGCGTCCACCGTCTTTTCCTGCTCTCCTCTAATATCTGTCCGATCTCTCCCTCGAACAA ATGGTAGGGTTGGTGACGTGAACTCCGAAAACGCCAGTGCCGCGACGCAGAAAGACAGTAAGAACAACAAAGAGAACGTGATTTGGAACAACAAACCGGAAGCGGCGAAGCTCAGCATGGAGCCTCAGcagatgaagaggaagaagaaagaaggaggcTATAATTTGCGAAAAAGCTTGGCGTGGAATCGTGCTTTCTTCGAGGAAGAAG GTGTTTTGAACCCGTTGGAACTTTCTATGATTAGTGGCACTGCCACTCCTAAGAGGCCTAACACGGTGTTGAAAGCTATCAACGAGGAAGAGCCAGCTAGTGCCTCTATAGCACTTAAGGAAATTGAAGATAATTTGTTTAAGCAATCCTCGGAAGGTGTTGTTTGCACTGAAAATAGAAGCGTTGGTGTTGCTGCTTTTCTATCTCCCAAATCTGGAGCATCAACCAAGGTTAAAGCCTTTGCTTCTGTG GCTAAGCGGAAGGTGCTTGCAAACAATGATACTGTTGTGAATAGACCTAAACGAAACGTGTGTCTCCGGCCAGCAGCTTCATCTTCA ctgaaaagacCTGAACCAGTGAAGGCAACAAATAGGGAATCAAAAGCCACTAATATTGATCCAAAATCCAATGCACCGGGGGTTACAAATACGCCCAGGAGAGGAACGTTGAGCACAAGTTTACCTAAGAGAAATCACAATGCACATCCGG CTACTAATATCCAAAAGTATGCTGGAGCAAAAGGCTTGTCAAAAAACCCTAGAATTGTGCCATTGCCAAATAAGCCAAAAGTTGATCAGGCTGATAAATGTTCAATTTCCAGAACTGTCAACAAGGAAGCTAGAAAGCATTTG GATAGCTCAATCTCAGAAAAATCTGTACCATCTGGACAGCATCAATCAGGATCTAGAGGACCTAATGTTTCAGAAGCTTGTGTCCCACAAGTTATTTTGGAGATTAATGAGAAAAAACAAGCGAGACAGTTTCAGACAACAAAACCTTCAGGCCTAAGGATGCCATCTCCCTCATTGGGATTCTTTTCTCAG GCCAAACCTTCCAATTCACACAGCCAATTACAGAAAAGCTCTATACCTTGCAAACCTGAAGAGAATAATTTTCCCAAATTAAGGAAGTTGGAAAGACATTGTATGGATGAGGCAAGACTCCCACAAGTATCTAGTAAAGGGTCTGACACTGTTGAAAACACAATAAATAACTGCAGTGAGAAATTCAGTTTGCCAGATGTAAGGTCAGAAGCAAGCACTGAAGTAAATAGTAATCGTTTAACAGCATCAGTAGTGGAAAGTCATTCATTTGGCCCTGGAAATATAAGTGAGCAAGAAATGGTTGAAAACAAGCAGAACTACATGAATGCAGAACTACACTTTGACTTAAAATCTAAAGAACAAGCAGAACTACACAAAAGCGAAGGTGTCTCTAACATGGAGGACATGGAACTCCCTAGACATGAAAAGAAGCTTCTTTCAAAGAGTAGTCATAGCCATGAGCAGTTGGAGAAAGAGGTTGACCTCCCTTTGGAAGACAAATTACATGATGTTCTGTCCTGTGCGAGTCAGTTGGTAGTTCAAGAACCAGAGCCCATAATCCATCATAGCATGCATAGAAGTTTAATAAAGAGAGATAATATTTCCAATACAATGCCAGATGCCGTGGTACAAGATGAAGAACAAGTCACTAGTAATGTTTTGACTTCTAATGAAAGCTTTTTGCTACAGCAAAAAGATGCCAAGACTTCCAACGATACAAGACATTCTGGAGAATTCAAGGAACACAATTGTGTCAAGACTGCAGGAGCAAATGACAATGCTGTTGGTTATGACAAACAAGGAGATGCTGCACAAGCGGATGTATTGAATGGGAATCCCTTGGCCAATTGCAGCGTCAGTACCCCAAGTATTTTAGGGGTAGTTAATCGGCAGTTAGAGGGGGAACAAATCAGTATTCCAAATCATAGTATAATAGGAGAAATTAGTTCAGAAATTGAAAATGAATCCCAGCGAAATACTTCGGAGGTCATTTGTGTGATAACTGTATCCTCCAAACATCCCCTTGAGAAGTCTGTACCAGAAATTCGTGTTGGTTGTGAAAGTCAACCAAAAGTAGTTGAAAGTGAAGGCCGCCAGCATTCACTCAATGATCAATCAGGTTCCATTCCAGGATCAGTGGATGAAGCAAGCCACCAGATTGTTGATTCAAAAGCAATGGATAATAGCACTCAACCAATTGAACTGGATAGGATGTGTGATGATTGCATAGCTGTTTCAAGAGTTTGTGACGGTGAGGTAAAAAATGTATCTCCAGGAAGCAGAACAATTTGTGAGAATAATACAGAAAATATTCACTTTGTGAAAGCTGACTGTGACTCAAGGGCAAATGATATGTTGATTAATGACTACTGCAACATGTCTGAATGGCAGCTTAGTGATGATGATTCTTCAATGGATACCTCTATGAGCTATGATGATCAGTATGATGTCTCAGGAAACTTTGAGCAGCATGCTAAtatacttcctgaatggcagcttggagatgatggttcttCTAGGCACACTTCAACACAATTAGATGATCACCATGATGTCCCAGGAAATTTTGAGCAACGAGCTGATTCACGTTCAGATTCTGAAACAAACAAAATGGTTTGTGAAGATGAGAGTTTGGTGAAAACTGACGGTCACTTGCTTGATGAGAATGAAGTTTGTGGTGTGACCAAAGATTTCATTTCAAACACCAAAAACTCTATTTGTAGTGGATCTGAAAACCCCTCTCGCTTTTTGCAACTCATTGTACCAGCTCAGTCGGTCACGGAATTAGATCACACTATGAGCAAGAGTGAGAAATCACTTGCGAAAGATGTACAGCCCCTGAACTTTGCTGAAAATCCTGAGGTTTATAATTGCAACAGTGAACAGTGTCTTTCAGTTGCCAATGATCAGCTTCCGTCGGTGGGTGATATTGACAATAATGAAAAATCTCATCTTTCAGAACTGCAGGGGACTACTGTTGTTTATGCGAATTCGCAGCATGTTAATAACATAATGCACTTGGAGGGTGATGGGGAGACAACAAATGCTGCTTACTCTGAAGAAATCAAGAACCAAAATCTATTTGAGGGTGCATCAAAAGGAAGCATTATCTCTACAAGTGAAAGCAACTATTCAAATCATCATACACAACCAATGCCAGAGTACAAAGATGGAAATCTTGAAGCGGATGACAGCTTAGAATGCCTGCAAATGGGTAATATGAAAGTTTGTTCCACTGACATATTGCCAACAGAAGTTCAATTCAATGATCAAGTTGTGTCTGCTGAGTTTGATTCCTTCATAAAAAGCAGTGAAGATATCACCGAAGAGGTAGTTACTTGCCAATCCGATGTGCATTGTTCTTCTAGTGAAAATTCGAAGTTACCAGCTTCAGATAATGAGCCCTTTCGCACAAGAATCCCACAAGGGAGCGAAGTTAGTTCCCAGGAAGCGAAAAATAACGTTCTTGAGGATCATGAGTTCACTAATATTGACACTCAGAATCAGACAACTGGCGGCCTTCATTTAGCAGAAGAAAGCAGCAAAATAACTCATCA CGAGAAATCTGCGACGAAAAGCAAGCCGGAAGTCCCTTCTGTGAAGATTCCACCAAATGTTGCTCCGTTTTCTGATGAATGGTTAGCTGCAATTGAAGCTGCTGGAGAG GAGATTCTGACAATGAAAGGCGGGGCAGTACAAAATTCTCCCCCTGAGAAGCCTCAGCATGAACCAAGTCCTTGGTCCCCG GTTCGTAAACATCAAGCCATTGGACCGTATGATTGTACGAAACACACTAATATCCCACATTCCGATTCCTCATGA